The DNA segment CTCCGAGCTTATCGGTCGCGAGGAGAACGGCCCGATCGAGGGGGGCCGCGGGCCTTAGCGGCGGGCGGCGGACCGCCTCCCCGCGGAGATCGTCGGGCCTTACCGCGAGGGGCAGACGCATCGGCGGCTGTCGCCCGGACGGATTTATAGTAATATGGTGACAAGTTCGATGGCGATCAACCTGCACCAGTTGAAGATCTTCCACACCGTTGCGCGGTCCGGGAGCTTCTCGCGCGCCGCCGCCGAACTCTTGATCAGCCAGCCGTCGGTCAGCATCCAAGTGGGCGAGCTGGAGCGGCAGTTTGGGACGGACCTTTTTGCGCAGACAGGCAAGTCGGTGCGGCTGACCGAGGCCGGCCGCGTCCTCGACGACTACGCCGCCCGGATCCTGTCGTTGATCGACGAGACCCGGGTGGCGGTGGACGAGGTGAAGGGACTGCGTCGCGGGCGCCTGCTGCTCGGGGCAACCCCCACCCCCGGCACCTACCTGCTCCCGACCCTCCTGGGGCGGTTCAAGGAACTGTATCCCAACATCGAGATTTCGCTGCGCATCACCGACACCCGCCGGATCCAGGAGATGCTCCTGCAACACCACCTCGATCTCGGGGTCGTTGGCGGTAAGGTCAGCTTCCCCGACATCGAGTCCTCGGTGTTCCTCACGGATACCCTGGTGCTCATCGCCTCCCCGCTGCACCGGTTCGCCTCGGTCCCGAGCGTGCGGGTTGCCGACCTCACCGGCGAGCCGTTCATTCTTCGTGAGCGCGGTTCCGGAAACCGGGAGACCGTCGACGAGGCGCTCCACCGTGCCGGAGTGCACGTGACGCCGGTGTTCGAGCTCGAGGGCGCGGAGGTGGTCAAGCAGGCCGTCGCCGCGAACCTCGGCGTCTCGATCCTGTCGCGGTGCGCGGTCGAGCTCGAAGTCGCCGCCGGACGTCTGCGCATCGTGGCGGTCGACGGGCTGCGCGTGGAGCGGGCGTTCTCCCTGATCCACCGACGCGATCACGCACTCCCCCATGTGGCTCAGGCGTTCTTGGAAACGATCCGCCCGTCGGCGCCCGCCGGGGTGGCCGCCGCCGCCGAGGCCCCCTACGGGAGGCTGCCCCCCCCCTCTACCCCTGCCTAAACCCCGTTTTTCCCCCGCAATCGTCCCGGGACGGGCGGGGAAACGCGAGAAAGCCCCCTCGGCCCGTTGACGCCTGCGGGAGCGGATGCTATCATCACCACCAGTGCATCAGCTCGTCAGGTGAAGACGGAGACATCTCGGCCAGGGTCGCTCCCGTAGAGAGCCGGGTCTGGTGAAATCCGGCGGAGAGGTCCGGCCGAGTCCGCTCCCGAGCCGCAGCCGCACGGCGAACGCCGCAAGGCTGCCGGGTCCGCCCGATACCGCGTTCGAGTACCAGGCTGTGTGGTCATTTGGCCTGGATGAGGAGTGGCACCGCGAGCGCTCTCGCCTCCTTAGTGGCGGGAGCGTTGCTATTTCGAGAGACAAAACGATCCAGGAGGCGATAGCCATGAGTG comes from the bacterium genome and includes:
- a CDS encoding selenium metabolism-associated LysR family transcriptional regulator — translated: MAINLHQLKIFHTVARSGSFSRAAAELLISQPSVSIQVGELERQFGTDLFAQTGKSVRLTEAGRVLDDYAARILSLIDETRVAVDEVKGLRRGRLLLGATPTPGTYLLPTLLGRFKELYPNIEISLRITDTRRIQEMLLQHHLDLGVVGGKVSFPDIESSVFLTDTLVLIASPLHRFASVPSVRVADLTGEPFILRERGSGNRETVDEALHRAGVHVTPVFELEGAEVVKQAVAANLGVSILSRCAVELEVAAGRLRIVAVDGLRVERAFSLIHRRDHALPHVAQAFLETIRPSAPAGVAAAAEAPYGRLPPPSTPA